In one window of Electrophorus electricus isolate fEleEle1 chromosome 15, fEleEle1.pri, whole genome shotgun sequence DNA:
- the fgf12b gene encoding fibroblast growth factor 12 isoform X3, which translates to MESKDKSAEPQLKGIVTRLFSEQGFYLQMTPDGTINGTKDENSDYTLFNLIPVGLRVVAIQAVKAGLYVAMNAEGFLYTSDVFTVECKFKESVFENYYVIYSSTVYRQHESGRAWFLGLNKEGIIMKGNRVKKTKPCSHFVPRPIEVCMYKEPSMHEIEEKQLSQKDSGTPSRNEEEINQDSTEQEGS; encoded by the exons agcCGCAGCTGAAGGGGATAGTTACAAGGCTGTTCAGTGAGCAGGGATTCTACCTGCAGATGACACCAGATGGAACCATCAATGGGACCAAGGATGAGAACAGCGATTACa CTCTCTTTAACCTGATCCCAGTGGGCTTGCGGGTGGTGGCCATTCAGGCAGTGAAAGCTGGACTGTACGTGGCCATGAACGCTGAGGGCTTCCTCTACACATCA gatgTTTTTACAGTAGAGTGCAAGTTTaaggagagtgtgtttgagaaCTACTACGTGATTTACTCGTCCACGGTGTACAGGCAGCATGAGAGCGGCCGCGCCTGGTTTCTCGGCCTCAACAAGGAGGGCATCATCATGAAGGGCAACCGGGTGAAAAAAACCAAGCCATGCTCACACTTCGTACCCAGACCTATTGAAG TGTGCATGTACAAGGAGCCTTCAATGCACGAGATCGAGGAGAAACAGCTCTCCCAGAAAGACTCAGGGACTCCCAGCAGGAATGAAGAGGAGATAAACCAGGACTCCACTGAACAGGAGGGCTCATAG
- the fgf12b gene encoding fibroblast growth factor 12 isoform X5: MTPDGTINGTKDENSDYTLFNLIPVGLRVVAIQAVKAGLYVAMNAEGFLYTSDVFTVECKFKESVFENYYVIYSSTVYRQHESGRAWFLGLNKEGIIMKGNRVKKTKPCSHFVPRPIEVCMYKEPSMHEIEEKQLSQKDSGTPSRNEEEINQDSTEQEGS; encoded by the exons ATGACACCAGATGGAACCATCAATGGGACCAAGGATGAGAACAGCGATTACa CTCTCTTTAACCTGATCCCAGTGGGCTTGCGGGTGGTGGCCATTCAGGCAGTGAAAGCTGGACTGTACGTGGCCATGAACGCTGAGGGCTTCCTCTACACATCA gatgTTTTTACAGTAGAGTGCAAGTTTaaggagagtgtgtttgagaaCTACTACGTGATTTACTCGTCCACGGTGTACAGGCAGCATGAGAGCGGCCGCGCCTGGTTTCTCGGCCTCAACAAGGAGGGCATCATCATGAAGGGCAACCGGGTGAAAAAAACCAAGCCATGCTCACACTTCGTACCCAGACCTATTGAAG TGTGCATGTACAAGGAGCCTTCAATGCACGAGATCGAGGAGAAACAGCTCTCCCAGAAAGACTCAGGGACTCCCAGCAGGAATGAAGAGGAGATAAACCAGGACTCCACTGAACAGGAGGGCTCATAG
- the fgf12b gene encoding fibroblast growth factor 12 isoform X1 — MAAAIASSLIRQKRQARESNSDRVATSKPRCSPTKDPHSLCERHFLGVFSKVRFCSGKKRPVRRKPEPQLKGIVTRLFSEQGFYLQMTPDGTINGTKDENSDYTLFNLIPVGLRVVAIQAVKAGLYVAMNAEGFLYTSDVFTVECKFKESVFENYYVIYSSTVYRQHESGRAWFLGLNKEGIIMKGNRVKKTKPCSHFVPRPIEVCMYKEPSMHEIEEKQLSQKDSGTPSRNEEEINQDSTEQEGS; from the exons ATGGCCGCGGCTATCGCCAGCTCTCTCATCCGTCAAAAACGACAGGCGCGCGAATCCAACAGCGACCGGGTAGCTACCTCCAAACCCCGCTGCAGCCCGACTAAGGACCCGCATTCGCTGTGCGAGAGGCACTTCCTCGGGGTTTTCAGCAAAGTTCGCTTTTGCAGTGGGAAGAAACGGCCCGTGCGACGGAAACCAG agcCGCAGCTGAAGGGGATAGTTACAAGGCTGTTCAGTGAGCAGGGATTCTACCTGCAGATGACACCAGATGGAACCATCAATGGGACCAAGGATGAGAACAGCGATTACa CTCTCTTTAACCTGATCCCAGTGGGCTTGCGGGTGGTGGCCATTCAGGCAGTGAAAGCTGGACTGTACGTGGCCATGAACGCTGAGGGCTTCCTCTACACATCA gatgTTTTTACAGTAGAGTGCAAGTTTaaggagagtgtgtttgagaaCTACTACGTGATTTACTCGTCCACGGTGTACAGGCAGCATGAGAGCGGCCGCGCCTGGTTTCTCGGCCTCAACAAGGAGGGCATCATCATGAAGGGCAACCGGGTGAAAAAAACCAAGCCATGCTCACACTTCGTACCCAGACCTATTGAAG TGTGCATGTACAAGGAGCCTTCAATGCACGAGATCGAGGAGAAACAGCTCTCCCAGAAAGACTCAGGGACTCCCAGCAGGAATGAAGAGGAGATAAACCAGGACTCCACTGAACAGGAGGGCTCATAG
- the fgf12b gene encoding fibroblast growth factor 12 isoform X4 yields the protein MDAPRTSQRCDRTTEQWRSCKELRDRFTALFNLIPVGLRVVAIQAVKAGLYVAMNAEGFLYTSDVFTVECKFKESVFENYYVIYSSTVYRQHESGRAWFLGLNKEGIIMKGNRVKKTKPCSHFVPRPIEVCMYKEPSMHEIEEKQLSQKDSGTPSRNEEEINQDSTEQEGS from the exons atggaTGCTCCCAGAACTTCCCAGAGATGTGACAGAACTACAGAGCAGTGGCGGAGCTGCAAAGAGTTAAGAGACAggtttacag CTCTCTTTAACCTGATCCCAGTGGGCTTGCGGGTGGTGGCCATTCAGGCAGTGAAAGCTGGACTGTACGTGGCCATGAACGCTGAGGGCTTCCTCTACACATCA gatgTTTTTACAGTAGAGTGCAAGTTTaaggagagtgtgtttgagaaCTACTACGTGATTTACTCGTCCACGGTGTACAGGCAGCATGAGAGCGGCCGCGCCTGGTTTCTCGGCCTCAACAAGGAGGGCATCATCATGAAGGGCAACCGGGTGAAAAAAACCAAGCCATGCTCACACTTCGTACCCAGACCTATTGAAG TGTGCATGTACAAGGAGCCTTCAATGCACGAGATCGAGGAGAAACAGCTCTCCCAGAAAGACTCAGGGACTCCCAGCAGGAATGAAGAGGAGATAAACCAGGACTCCACTGAACAGGAGGGCTCATAG